One window from the genome of Andrena cerasifolii isolate SP2316 chromosome 3, iyAndCera1_principal, whole genome shotgun sequence encodes:
- the LOC143366916 gene encoding uncharacterized protein LOC143366916 isoform X2, which produces MKLHAQRYYMRIFQSVSSCPNQFFHNNVLNNLRKRDVLAQENPVIDDEMPLILNNARAAKPTYKLLCKSNCNSNGIHSWYGNSIRIFSQIILQSQQIPITSSSHRNLPLSV; this is translated from the exons ATGAAGCTTCATGCACAGAGGTATTATATGAGAATATTCCAAAGCGTATCCAGTTGTCCCAATCAGTTTTTCCAcaataatgttttaaataatcTACGAAAACGCGATGTGCTCGCTCAAGAGAACCCAGTGATTGATGATGAAATGCCGTTGAT TTTGAATAACGCGAGGGCAGCCAAACCTACTTACAAACTGCTCTGCAAGAGCAACTGCAACAGTAATGGAATCCATAGTTGGTATGGGAATAGCATCAGAATATTTAGTCAAATTATCCTGCAGAGTCAACAGATACCGATTACCTCTTCTAGTCACAG AAATCTTCCCTTATCCGTTTGA
- the LOC143366916 gene encoding uncharacterized protein LOC143366916 isoform X1: protein MKLHAQRYYMRIFQSVSSCPNQFFHNNVLNNLRKRDVLAQENPVIDDEMPLILNNARAAKPTYKLLCKSNCNSNGIHSWYGNSIRIFSQIILQSQQIPITSSSHSFSRKNFISLAAGTRANKS, encoded by the exons ATGAAGCTTCATGCACAGAGGTATTATATGAGAATATTCCAAAGCGTATCCAGTTGTCCCAATCAGTTTTTCCAcaataatgttttaaataatcTACGAAAACGCGATGTGCTCGCTCAAGAGAACCCAGTGATTGATGATGAAATGCCGTTGAT TTTGAATAACGCGAGGGCAGCCAAACCTACTTACAAACTGCTCTGCAAGAGCAACTGCAACAGTAATGGAATCCATAGTTGGTATGGGAATAGCATCAGAATATTTAGTCAAATTATCCTGCAGAGTCAACAGATACCGATTACCTCTTCTAGTCACAG TTTTAgcagaaagaattttatttctttggcaGCTGGAACAAGAGCGAACAAAAGTTGA